From Methanomassiliicoccales archaeon LGM-RCC1, one genomic window encodes:
- a CDS encoding TatD family hydrolase, with product MIDSHLHGIEQAPEGYGDFSELSRIVSCVAKPDEWDRQMQIDDPRMIKCYGVHPWFGEEWTVESKSRLYNILKDDPDAHVGEIGLDSKRGGKILFQTMVMIQQLDLAEYFGRVVSIHDVGCEKMVLDSLKGRKLKAILHSYGSDSYVKPYSEMECYFSVSPRLLSRSDIRVQRLMEAIPEDRLLLETDSPVCGKDFKGMRDFAERLGSIIGKPADDLIATAEENLRRLFP from the coding sequence ATGATCGATTCCCACTTGCACGGCATCGAGCAGGCCCCGGAGGGATACGGCGATTTTTCTGAATTGTCGCGCATAGTGTCCTGCGTGGCCAAGCCCGACGAGTGGGACAGGCAGATGCAGATCGACGACCCCAGGATGATCAAGTGCTACGGGGTTCACCCTTGGTTCGGGGAGGAATGGACGGTTGAGAGCAAGTCCAGGCTCTACAACATCCTGAAGGACGATCCCGACGCACATGTGGGAGAGATCGGACTGGATTCCAAGAGGGGAGGCAAGATCCTCTTCCAGACCATGGTCATGATCCAACAGCTGGACCTTGCAGAGTACTTCGGCAGGGTCGTGTCGATACATGACGTGGGATGCGAGAAGATGGTCCTCGATTCGCTCAAGGGTAGGAAACTGAAGGCCATCCTGCATTCCTACGGCTCCGACAGCTATGTGAAGCCATATTCGGAGATGGAATGCTATTTCTCTGTCTCCCCCAGACTTCTGTCCAGATCGGACATAAGGGTCCAGAGGCTAATGGAGGCGATCCCGGAGGACAGACTGCTCCTGGAGACGGACTCCCCGGTATGCGGGAAGGACTTCAAGGGCATGCGGGATTTCGCAGAGAGGCTCGGCAGCATTATCGGTAAACCGGCGGACGACCTAATCGCTACGGCGGAGGAGAATCTGAGGAGGCTGTTCCCATGA
- a CDS encoding tRNA threonylcarbamoyladenosine dehydratase: MSMSQRTELILGEEGIQKLKDASVILVGCGAVGGYVLEGLVRAGIGRIRVVDHDVFSDSNLNRQILATQDTIGRSKVEAACERARSINPDIEIEGIDALVTEETVPGILQGDYDILIDAIDTVRNKTALLKHASEKGITTFSSMGAALHIDTQSVRVSPLMKTSVCPIAASLRKSLRDCDTSRITAVYSVEPPVAKPSERDDHGKSVLGSLPTVPAVFGMTLANEAIKFICRDRTQSRWVRGRLFSYTSASEADFLTILF, encoded by the coding sequence ATGAGCATGTCGCAGAGGACGGAACTGATCCTGGGAGAGGAAGGCATACAGAAGCTGAAGGATGCATCTGTAATCCTAGTCGGATGCGGTGCGGTCGGAGGGTATGTCCTCGAAGGACTAGTACGCGCAGGAATAGGCAGGATAAGGGTCGTGGACCACGATGTGTTCTCAGACAGCAATCTGAACCGTCAGATCCTAGCCACACAGGATACGATCGGCAGATCGAAGGTCGAGGCCGCCTGCGAGAGGGCCAGATCCATCAATCCGGACATCGAGATAGAAGGGATAGATGCACTGGTCACCGAGGAGACCGTTCCCGGCATACTGCAGGGCGACTACGACATCCTGATCGATGCGATAGACACCGTCCGCAACAAGACCGCGCTTCTAAAGCATGCTTCCGAGAAAGGCATCACAACATTCTCGTCCATGGGTGCTGCACTTCACATCGATACGCAATCGGTCAGAGTATCACCGCTCATGAAGACCAGCGTCTGCCCGATCGCGGCATCGCTCAGGAAATCGCTCAGGGATTGCGATACATCGAGGATCACCGCCGTCTATTCGGTGGAGCCCCCGGTGGCGAAGCCGTCGGAGAGGGACGACCACGGGAAGAGCGTCCTGGGCTCGTTGCCTACTGTCCCCGCGGTTTTCGGCATGACCTTGGCCAACGAGGCCATCAAGTTCATCTGTAGGGATAGGACGCAATCGCGATGGGTGCGAGGCCGCTTGTTCAGCTATACGTCAGCCTCTGAAGCGGATTTTCTTACAATCCTATTTTAA
- the fen gene encoding flap endonuclease-1, whose protein sequence is MGVNLSPIVTAKEIELEELRGKTVAVDAFNTIFQFLSIIRQPDGKPLMDSQGRVTSHLTGILYRTANLIEAGIEPSFVFDGKPNELKAGTIEERIARREKAKQEYEQALAEGDMKKAFSKAQQTARMTPEILETSKKLITLMGLPIVQAPSDGEAQAAYMCSKGDVYAAASQDFDSILFGAPLLVRNMTITGRRKVPGKQIYRDVKTELIDSKQMLESLGVTREQLVDVCMMIGTDFNTGVQGIGPKKGLKLIQKHGSLEKVMEETDIDIPEYEEVREIFLNGPRSDDYSVKVGDIDREGILDLMNEYEFSEDRVVNVINKIETARKAEANRKKQRSLDAWF, encoded by the coding sequence ATGGGAGTAAACCTATCGCCCATTGTGACCGCGAAGGAGATAGAGCTCGAGGAGCTCCGCGGGAAGACCGTGGCAGTCGATGCCTTCAACACCATATTCCAATTCCTATCGATCATAAGGCAGCCCGACGGGAAGCCTCTGATGGATTCCCAAGGGAGGGTGACATCCCACCTCACGGGTATCCTGTACCGCACGGCCAATCTCATCGAGGCCGGCATAGAACCATCATTCGTCTTCGACGGCAAGCCCAACGAGCTGAAGGCGGGGACCATCGAGGAGAGGATCGCCAGGAGGGAGAAGGCCAAGCAGGAGTACGAGCAGGCCCTGGCCGAAGGCGATATGAAGAAGGCGTTCTCCAAGGCCCAGCAGACCGCGAGGATGACCCCGGAGATCCTGGAGACATCCAAGAAGCTCATCACGCTCATGGGATTGCCCATAGTGCAGGCGCCCAGCGACGGAGAGGCCCAGGCCGCATACATGTGCAGCAAGGGAGACGTCTACGCAGCCGCATCCCAGGATTTCGATTCCATACTGTTCGGGGCACCCCTGCTGGTCAGGAACATGACCATCACTGGCAGGAGGAAGGTCCCCGGCAAGCAGATCTACAGGGACGTGAAGACCGAGCTGATAGATTCCAAGCAGATGCTTGAGTCCCTCGGAGTGACCAGGGAGCAGCTTGTGGACGTCTGCATGATGATCGGAACGGATTTCAACACAGGGGTACAGGGCATCGGACCCAAGAAGGGACTGAAGCTCATCCAGAAGCACGGATCCCTGGAGAAGGTCATGGAGGAGACCGACATAGACATCCCCGAGTACGAGGAGGTCAGGGAGATCTTCCTCAACGGCCCCAGGTCCGACGACTACAGCGTCAAGGTCGGGGACATCGACAGGGAAGGCATCCTCGACCTGATGAACGAGTACGAGTTCTCCGAGGACAGGGTGGTCAACGTGATCAACAAGATCGAGACTGCCAGGAAGGCCGAGGCCAACAGGAAGAAGCAGAGGTCCTTGGACGCTTGGTTCTGA